The genomic segment CGTCTGCCCCAgttgatatgaagttacttaagcggttggatcgtttcgatgagttcatcaggaaaagccaaggtttaagcaaacaaGGGGTGTTAGACTACAATGATCTGTACCTATTTCCAAATGTACAGCTGCCCGCGGGGTTCAAGACCCCGAAATTCAATAAATATGATGGTACAGGCAACCCTAAGACACACTTGCgtttgtttgccaacaagttgggcagaCCGGTGGATGACGAAAACTTGCCATTAAGGTTATTTCCAGAGAGTCTAGAAGGAGACGCCCTCAATTggtattcaaacttaaagccAGAGGAGATGAAGACTTGGCTTGATCTGTCCAACGCCTTCATCAGACAATACGAATATAACTGCGAGCTAGCACCGACCAGAACTACTTTGGAAGGCACCAAGAGGCGACCATCTGAGGATCATAAGACATACGCCAAAAGATAGAGGAAGATAGCTGCCAAGGTTGAGCCTCCGATGACCgaagatgaaattattcgcactttcataaaggcgcatgatcctccatacTTCGAAGAAATCTTATGTATGACCGAGTGTTCATTTGCTGCGATTGTGAATAAACTCGAAgagtatgatgattttgtgagaGTCGGGAAAATTGTTAACGTCTCTGCCCTAAAATCACAAGTAGAAACTTTGCAAGGGTAAGGGAGCAGTGGAAAGAAGCCgcagtttaaaaagaaagaggaggatGCAACTTTTATCTGGAACCAGAACCCTTCACCCAAaccccgataccaacacaatccaacctaccaaccacATTACCCTTATTATTCAAACCCGCACCATGTATATACTACCAATATCCATCACCCTCGatctcgcccaagctatcctaacccacctttagccccttttcaaatttctcaaccaaatccaccccaaaaccgacctcgccctccatataacccaagattttctcccccaaatagacctgtttatagccatcctcaacctcctgaaccttacaaccaAGCCCGTAGCCGTACATTTATCGATTTAGGCAGGCCTCtagaccaattgtatgaccagtTGAAGGCCGCCGAAAAAATTGGTATGGCACCCCCTCCGACCTATCCATATGGCATATTCGCTAGGTATAACCCACAAGCCGTCTAtgcttatcattcaggggcaCCCGGACATTCAACTGTTGATTGCAAGGCTCTTAAGCATAgaattcaagatatgattgaagcCGGAGAGATTGTAATCAGGAAAAGGGAGGCACAAGGGCCGAATATAAATAGGAACCCCTTGCCGGAACATACTAATATCATTGGGGTCATTCTGGACGACGCAGAGTATGAGGAGCAAGTCCAAAAATTGGCAAGAGAAGTTGAGgtgtttggggtcacagaccaaccATTTGTAATAGATGTGTCATTTGAGGAGGATAAAAGgtcttttattttggatcttACTCTAGCTGAGAGCGAGACTTTGGAGCCAGTGGTCATCGAATTCCCAGAGCAGGAGCCTGTTCTAAGTTTGCAGCGAGTGCCATGGAACTACGATAAACCTATCATACAAATTGGAGAAAAGTCAGTTGCCAAAGAAGAGGTGTCAGTGGTCACTAGATCAGGGAGGATTGCAAGTCCGTTTGGAGCTACCGTTCCGATTCAAACAAATAAACCTGAGCTGCCCGCTAAACCAACAATTACTGAGAAGGAAGTCTTGAattttcttaaaaggctccaAAGAAGCGAATATAATGTAGTCGAGAAGCTAAGCAAGTCGCCCGCCCAAATATCCATGTTGGATCTGCTCTTTTCTTCGGATATGCATAGGGATGCGTTGCTCGAAGTGTTGactaaagctcaaatccctaaggACATTTCAGTTGCTAATTTCTCACATATAGTTGGGAGTGtgttatttacaaaacaaatcacTTTCTCTGATGATGAATTACCGGCagaaggcattggacataacaaggctCTGTACATAGCTGTGAGGTGCAACGGAAAAATGTTGCCAAAGATGTTGATTGACAATGAATCTGCgcttaatatctgtccttggagTACCTTGAAAAAGCTAGGGTTGCAAGATATTAAcctgaggccttcagggaccatagttagaggttttgatggagcacaaAGAGAACCTATAGGAGAAGTGGATTTAGTAGTCGAGATGGGGCCCGCACAGTTTCAAATAGCCTGCCAAGTTatgcactttcctagtgtttacaaTGTTTTGCTTGGAAGGCCGTGGATTCATAAGTCCGGAGCTGTGCCTTCTTCATTGCATCAATTGTTGAAATTCATAGTAAATGACAAATTGATAACTATATTTGCCGAGGAAGATTGCCTCGTGATTGCTAATTCTGGGTCCAAAGAAGATGGTAGCCGAAACGCCACagtgacccctcatagcacaGCTGATATCGTCTCCGTAAGTTGGATAACAAAAGAGGAACGAGCTCTGTCAaaggccagtgtcatgatggctaaggaaatgatccgcggaggatatgagtttgacaaagggctgggacgTGATCTACAAGGAATTCTGAAACCAGTAAAAATTGTGGAGAAAAAGGATTCATtcggtttgggtttccgaccaacCGCTAAAAACATCAAAAAAATGAAGGAATGCAAGGGAGTAGAGAAAGAAGGCAGGCAAAAGGCCTTTGATATTCCACCATTACATTATACTTTTCCACGACCAATCGAGGTGATCACGTCAGAGATTAACCCAGTTGACGAAATCGAAACTAGTTTGacccaattgttcgttggggcaacatttgaagacAGTTTCCCAGAGGCCGAGTTTTCCAACATCCCTGAAGGATCAATttccaattggacagccgagttcCTGCCCAttcagaaggagtttcggtaaacctaaaggggtttgtcattcatgcgaattcatgaaaatacttctgcatctgtaaatagctaatgaaagcatctttaccTTTGACTAAAATATTGCacatgtaaatattgttaaattttcatttcatttccacttgctttctttttgttttcgctttcaatcaaaggttttatgaaaatacacaagttgttcttgtcatgTTGTTTTGTTTGTTCGTTGGTTTATATTTCTGTtatattgcttgttcatttgtttgttgtatgtttgtttgcttattatcccacattcgttaattctttcagatggccaaaaataaaactattcgaccctttggatatcactattctggaattcaataatgacaatctctatatcactcacgacttggaggtCTGGGAATCCGagctccaaagcgagagtgataatgaggaggtattcgattcttttgcaaaggactttgaacaatatgaggagaaaccgaaATCGAACCTGgaaaaacagaaaaggttaatATTGGCACTAAAAatgaagttaaggaggtgcaaattagtattcatttgaatgagaggcagaaaaaggagatgcttgaatttttgactgtgttccaggatgtatttgcatggtcctatgatgatatgactggtatTTCAACTGATGTGGTAGTGCATAAGTTGCTCACAGACCCTACTTTTTCACCCGTAAAGCAAAAACCccgaaaattcaaaccagatatgagcctcaaaataaaagagcaaattgaaaaacagctcaaaaccaacattatcattgtttcccattaccctatttggctttcgaatccagtccctgttccaaaaaagaatggagaggtGCGAGTTTGTGTAGATTATAGAGACCTCAATAaggccagtcctaaagatgattttcctctgCCAAATATTCACATTCTCCTGCACAATACCACtggacatgagattgaatctttttgtGATTGTTTCGCTGGATACCACCAgattttgatggcagaagaggatagggagaagactGCTTTTATCACCCCTTGGGGCACATTTTGCTACCGAGTGATGCCATTTGGTTTAAAGAATTCCGGAGCTACTTATCAAAGGACCATGACCACCctgtttcatgatatgattcaccgggagatggaggtcaacgtggatgacatcataatcaagtctaaaagaGCAGAGaaccatttggttgatttgaaaaAGCTGTTCGAAAGGTTGCGAAAGTACAATTTGAAACTAAATCCTGCAAAGTGCGCCTTTGGGGCACCAACTGGTAAATTGTTGGGCTTCATTGTTAGTAAAagaggcatagagatagatccagcaaaaatcaaaacaattcgagatatgccagtgccgaaaactcagaaggacgtgaaaagtttcttaggaaagatcaattttattgggagattcattgcccagctaactgccacatgcgagccgttgttcaaattgttgagaaagaatgtgccATTGTATTGGAGTGAAGAATGCCAACAAACTTTTGATAAGATCAAGGATTATTTGTTACATCCGCCAGTCTTAGTGCCACCCAAGCCGGGTCGACCATTAATCATGTACCTATCTGTGCTTGAAGAAGCAGTTGGTTGTGTCCTCGGGCAGCATGATGACTCCGGAAGGAAGGAGCAAaccatttactatctaagcaagaagttcacgcagtatgaggccaattattcattcattgagaaaagctgttgtgcattggcctgggcaaCTCAAAAGCTGAGACACTacctgttgagccataccacttatcttatttctcgatctgatcctttgaagtatctcttggagaagccgatgctaactggacgtctggctaaatggcagataattctctcagagttcgatattgttttcacttcacaaaaggctgtcaaggggcaagctatagctgatcatttggcagaaaatccaagggatgatgattatcaaccaCTTCATACTTATTTCCCTGATGAGAAAGTCTTATTTGTAGGCGCCACAGACGATATAAGTGAGCAAAGCtctgaatggaggcttttcttcgatggagcttcgaattctctcggaactggaattggagctgttttcgtttcacccgaagggaagcactaccctgccgctgccaaattgcaatttgcttgcacaaacaacatggctgaatatgaagcctgcattttttgtctcaaaatggctttagaaatggaaatcaaagagttgatagctttcagtgattcagatttgctcgtgCACCAAACCTTgaagcagtggataaccaaagattcaaaaattttgccctaccattgtagtctgctcactctggccaagcaatttcaaaatttggagttcagacatctcccgcgagcccgaaacgcatttgctgatgctttggccaccttAGCTTCTATGATTCAGTATCCAGATAAATTAAGGATCGAACCAATCCAgattcaacttcaagacaaGCCTGCCCACTGTTGGGTTGTAGACAAGTCCTCTGACAATATTCCTTGGTATAATGATATTAAAGAGTTTCTCAAAACTGGGTCTTACCCTCTGCATGCTAGTACAAAGGACAAGagttttctgcgtagaatggcttcaaaatttttcttgagtGGAGAAGTTTTGTACAAACGAACCtcagatttgaaccttttaaagTGCATTGATGAAGACGAAGCTCAAAATATGATGAAAAaaagtgcatagtggcgtttgtggacctcacatgaatggccatttgctagcaaagaaaatcatgagaaccggatacttctggcttactatgaAGCGTGATTGTATAGATTTTttccggagatgtataaaatgtcAAATGCACGGTGACGTTATACGCGCTCCACCCACTGAATTGCATAGTATGATCGCCCcatggccctgttcaatgtggggtatggacgtaATTGGTACAATTGATCCTcccgcttcaaatggacatcgacttatattggtggcaattgagtactttactaaatgggttgaagcggagtcattcaaacatgtaacgaagaaggtagttgtcaatttcttgagagatcacatcatctgtcgctttggagtacccgaaacgcttattacagacaatgccaagaatctgaacaatgacatggtagatggactatgCGAGCAGTTCAAGATCAGACACCGCAActctgccatttataggcctcagatgaatggagctgtagaagccgcaaacaagaatttgaagaagattatCCGTAAAATGACTGAAAGacatcgcgattggcatgaaaagttgccttatgcattaatggcatatcggacttctatccggacatcgactggggcaacgccatattcactcatgtatggaatggaagctgtattaccagctgaagttgaaattccttcgctacgaatcctcatggaagctaaattggagGAGGCTGATTGGATGTagcagcgccatgagcaattgaTTTTGATACATGAAAAGCGACTCAATGCTATCTGTTATGGTCAGTGCTATCAGAAACGTGTGGCCCGGgtttacaacaaaaaagtccatAGGCGTGCATTCGAAGAAGGTGACAAAGTACTGAAGTGGATTTTGCCAATGCAGGATGAGGTCAAAGGCAAATTCGCTCCAAATTGGTAAGGGCCAttcattgtccaaaaggtattacctggcggagcacttattttggcagaaatggatggacgaacattccctcaacccatcaactcagacatgtgcaagaagtttttcatttgatcatgcaaattttctttagaaattcatgcaaacggcgaaatgcaagtcaggccatcttcttttacacttaaaatattttatctctacttgtcccctttgagccattagaattgacaaattttcgcttgataacccctgagaattgcaaaccccacactggggcaaatttatgtTGAAAGAGAGACgatcaaaaagaaaagagaaccccacactggagcaaatttagtttaaaaaaaatgcaaaagtgaggaaaatgcaatgaagaaaatgcaaagagagaaaatttgatcaaactggggcaaattttcctcagttttcgttcaaaattgaaGACGATTTCAAAGTAGTGCAATCTCAAGTCATTTCACACCTcgcatcaaaatttgctttcaagcctcaacttttcttgaaaaataccccacctgacctcattacaaagcccaaagtcctgactttcgtcaCTTGTGGTATTTCTAttagaaaatttgttaatcaactggcaagtgatgttcataatgccttcgcctaatctcacaagggaagtgcattttactgatgccagaaatctttaactcatgtttctgagtcgatcatggtcgagatattccattgttctttaggtgaaaacccgaaaggggcctcgaaaaagaaaaaaagaaaaaaaaacaaacaaaaaaaaaagaaaaagaacaaaggggtgggggcaaccttggtgaaatcCCGAAAGCAAATATATCCAAAGGCTTGAACATGATATTCGTTGgccaaatttgtatttttctttacaaatattcttttgcaaaatgtatctttataaacctcttggttTCTCTCGATTATTTGCGTTCGACTGCTTGTGGTTGTatgcattcttttgcatgctcatctttgcTTGACATAAGAATTCATATTGCATatattattgatttttatgtgacaaatttttcatgcatcattctttcaccattagattcgaatgaatgataaaccctaaggtttgtgcaaggataggggattcaatcatctATTAAAGGGAGTAAAATACAACAAAGCTGCTACATAGATTTGGTGACGTGGTAAATACGTACTTTATCAATCCCAAGAATTgaaaggtttcaaaattacaaGTTCGACTAAGCCAGACGCCGCAGAACAGAGGCAAAAGCAtcacaagactcatgtttacacgattctcaaggcaaaccggatcaaatgatggtggcaagtccattatttcttcttttcttgcaggaacgTTGCATTTACGAACGAAAACAACCACTCTCCTTTTCGTACCTAAATCGATGTCAGAAAAAGCTCCCCAATAGGCAAAGACGAAGTGATAATGTTATTGGCAAAGCCTGATCATAAGAAACAACATCAGCTATCGCTTCAGCTACAGAGATCAAAtctccctcttggtacaaaagtttgaACTACTCCCAGGTAAaaactcaattcattgtttaaacCTCCCCAGTgaagtcccattttaaattcctgttcgggtcagtcccgttttaaattcctgttcgagtcagtcccgttttaaattccttgttcgggtcagtcccgttttaaattccttgttcgggtcagtcccgttttaaattcctgttcgggtcagtcccgtttctttttaaattcctgttcatTGGAATCATTTTGCGGCCAAacaacacaggtaagtatttggcgtctatttctttgtctcaagttttttcaaaactcagacaaagaggggcaaactgtagacaccaaatttttaactATTCtgtatttcatttattttattttatttatttttgtctaattttatttctttgttatTTAGACTTTGGTTCGTGTCGCCCTTTTAGCTGTTTTTTTACAAGATTTTTTTAACacataaattttcaaaagagaaaaaattattcttaaaaaatatgttttattctttttcactatttaattgaaaaaaaaaagaaaaaagaaaaaaaagagaaaaaaggaagagaaaatcattaatcaaacataatttgttgttagcattttattttctatcttttATTCCGAGTTTTCTTCTTATTAtctgatttttatttaaaatattatttttgtattattattatattaaaaaaaaaagccgcACATTGCAGCGGCATGAATATCATTTTCAGGGAGAAAATATGGGAGGGATCGGATGGCTGAAATATTGGTTGGAAGCCcacccttcatcctcacctttgaggtgagggtttaggggttGGAAGTTcctataaaaaggaaagaaacagccgagagagagggaggttTTTTTTGGTGGACGGCGTAGGAAAAGCAGAAAGCTACGGGATTTCATCGGGGAGAGCtaggagaaaggaaaaatttgGGGACCGAGAGAGAGGAGATAGTGGCTAAGAAAGAGAGAACCAAGAGtgaaacagagagagagggTTTTGTGGAAGCAAAAGAAGTTACAGGAGGAGGACCGAAGCAAGGAAGAAACCAGGAGGCTTcttttccagaaattccataGAAGTCGACTCCGGCTCATCTCCTTTGGCCTCAGCCTCGTCAAAAATCATTATCAGGTGATTGTAACCTCTTGGTTTAATACAGCTTTTATAGAGTTTTGAGTCCCGTATGCACtaagatgtttttttttagaGTTTCTGTGTTTGTCAATGCTTGATAGCGATGATTGTGAATCTGCTTGTTGATGTTGTGGTGTTGTTGATAAACCTGGTAGCGCCCCCCTTTGTTCATTTAAAGTGAATCTGAACCAAAGAAATACAATCGAGAATCCATGAATAGATTTTTTTCTATACATGTAATCCAATGAATTAAAGGTTGCACCTTTGGTCCTTCTCTATGTGTACAAGTTGGGCCTGAGAATTCTTAGGATTACAAACTACAAGATTCAATCTTGATTGTTGTCTTGGGTTGGAAATTTGGTACTTGTTTGGATTTTTGGCATGAAACCCAGTAATTGCAGTGTAGGAAACCAGGTTTCTGCTAAGAAGATGCATGAGTTGTCAAACCTTTTTGCCGCTGGTTTATTGAGTTTGTTCCATAGCCTTACCATGTTTACTCTTTGCTGTCTCTCTTGCCTTTGTTTTCTTCTCCTCCTGTTCTGTATATCTTGGGCATGAGTTTTGAAGTAAAAAGCATCGGCTGCATGATTCGGCTGGGGGTTGTGCAcgaaaatctgctgcaacaagcaaCAAGCTCGAGGCTGCTGGTTTGTTGCAGCGATtagacaaaactgttttttgtGTGATTGAGGTTCTGGTTTGGCTTGAGTTTCATTTGGGTCTGTTTGCTATGTGTTAGTGATGCTGTGTATATGCTTGCTGCAATTTAAAGCAGCAAGATGCGGTGTCATAGCAGGCTGCAATATGGCAAGCCCATTCGTTGCAGCCATAGAGTCACTTTGCTACATTTTACACCTAGCTGCTGTGATTAGTTGTTTTAAGGATAGATGACTGTGGTTGAGTGAGGTTAACAACATGAGTTGAAAGTCTTGCATTCGTCTTCGGTTTGTTGCATTGATAGACCTTACTTGGGCCCTTTCACACGGACAAGCTTGGAGTGAATAATAAAACATTTCTGCAGTTTCAAATCCATAAGAAGCTAACTGAATCCTGATTTCAGAAGTTCCGTGGCTGAGTGCTTAGTTTTTTGGGTAGAATGTTTAGCTCAGGTTTTCACCATTTCAAGATTGGGTTGTGTACTGTGTCTTGAATCAAAGTTGATGTTTTTCTGGGACGTGTTCAATTGGTTGTTAATTGCCGCATGTTGCAGAAtgaagaaaaacagaaaatgcagaaatcttcctcgtatgcatgcatggaaattttttggagttttcaTTCTAACCTCTCAAGTCTCTCCttgtttcactatggcccaatcatGTTCTATTTTTTTGCGATTAGGTCCTAGAATAGTTGCAATTTGAATGACTACGTGATTATTTCTTTGCTTATGGGCCTTTGAAGTTTTCCAAAATGTTTAAATTAGGTTTGAGTGATTGTttaatatttgcaattgggtcctcGATAGTTTTTCTATTTCGGAAATGTGATTAATATTtgcttttcttggaaattatgcattatttgatttcatttaagtcgCAATTAGGAAAAAATTTGGTGGTTTGTTAGTACCCCTTTTGAAGTTTCTAAAGGGTTCTGAGTTTTCTTTTTGCCTTTTATTCTACTTATTTTTAAAGTGGTGCATTAATCCCTTACTTTGATGGTTTGTTAGTACCCCTTTTGAAGTTTCTAAAGGGTTCTGAGTTTTCTTTTTGCCTTTTATTCTACTTATCTTTAAAGTGGTGCATTAATCCCTTactttgatggttttagcccaagttATCTCTTTCTTTGGTGACTCTAGCCCAAGTTAAGTCTTGTTCACTTTACTAACATCACAAacggggaggtataacttcttttatcctttttttgtctctcctctatgtgatccaacgtgctaagtgagaattgcatgtctactttgctttccttgccttacCTTAATCCCTTTCATTTATTTcgtttacttttgcttttattaagttattttttttatggggtatgtgtacacctcttggcttgtaatagatagggtttggagagcatttttattcatttttcctctcccccatttgttttagttagcaaatgtaataggttcattagcttgattgcttgcttttgttgctacgtgttaatttgctttattaggcccttgcatttagtcgagcatgctaagtgttatgtgttacgtgtttataggtgattggcatgtctacttgctttctatagtcatagatgaatgtgatggatgaatgcgtcaccgtggctagtccaacgctggccatggtctttcccctcgagctctcgcaagtccaaagcttgtgagagaattttagaaaagggctagtccaatgctagacccaataggttgtccctctcgttagtacatacttgcatgtctcactgcatttcatgcatttttcttagttttctagcatttggcatgcccctccaaccctttccctttcattttaggctttttgCATCTCCATGCTAGTTATatggtacatttgcttgagagctaccccttaaatatgggatatagacgagtgtggcttttctaagctttagcacgcttgtattccctctatcaaaggaaaaattaaaatcacaaagttaggagtcattcccgtacccgacttgatgcattcctctaggttcatacactctcatttttatcatatcacttcctcaccgTCTTTATCCACATTCTTttactacttatatttttctcaatccacatgccatgattgtacatttttctttccctatcacttatttatttttctacttcacaaattgtacc from the Coffea eugenioides isolate CCC68of unplaced genomic scaffold, Ceug_1.0 ScVebR1_267;HRSCAF=911, whole genome shotgun sequence genome contains:
- the LOC113757056 gene encoding uncharacterized protein LOC113757056, whose translation is MAPPPTYPYGIFARYNPQAVYAYHSGAPGHSTVDCKALKHRIQDMIEAGEIVIRKREAQGPNINRNPLPEHTNIIGVILDDAEYEEQVQKLAREVEVFGVTDQPFVIDVSFEEDKRSFILDLTLAESETLEPVVIEFPEQEPVLSLQRVPWNYDKPIIQIGEKSVAKEEVSVVTRSGRIASPFGATVPIQTNKPELPAKPTITEKEVLNFLKRLQRSEYNVVEKLSKSPAQISMLDLLFSSDMHRDALLEVLTKAQIPKDISVANFSHIVGSVLFTKQITFSDDELPAEGIGHNKALYIAVRCNGKMLPKMLIDNESALNICPWSTLKKLGLQDINLRPSGTIVRGFDGAQREPIGEVDLVVEMGPAQFQIACQVMHFPSVYNVLLGRPWIHKSGAVPSSLHQLLKFIVNDKLITIFAEEDCLVIANSGSKEDGSRNATVTPHSTADIVSECKGVEKEGRQKAFDIPPLHYTFPRPIEVITSEINPVDEIETSLTQLFVGATFEDSFPEAEFSNIPEGSISNWTAEFLPIQKEFR